The proteins below are encoded in one region of Streptomyces roseirectus:
- a CDS encoding C40 family peptidase has protein sequence MTEPTRRGLLTAFAASAATAVAVPLVGSTAVPVKAVGASESVPPGLASPRSSVTFAALDASYFTPVTFGAALTATELPGTPERTEVSAGGRRVAVLTRGARTVVLKGPRRTFLENKRPFADVFQRTLPDLTLPEASRSYWGTSPGGGSWSTTGPVDADFSVTPGLGLVALTTDYASRHATLRDGEVADVDVRATARFDKVPTGQACSYALSFGYQDTHNHYRARLSFLTTGAVQLRVEKEVADTVTALAPAMDLATGVPARTDWTIRVRRESDRIRVKAWRTASPEPSAWAVDVTDSAFTKGRVGLRALANEGCANLPVTLQVSRFQVDAASWAAPPSVTHDDWVRLLPSPYDGVWTPELERVVRESIGSLAPDALAYAAMFLGGAPAVTAGAGQAAGKQVLGEAGYGYLDDRGYRYEGADFHEYMGTGWTFEDGAYTGPSPRQTGNLDCSGYTRMVYGYHLGVPLAASADTSGLRLPRTSRDMADHSPGVRVARTDGAAPPSAELLQPGDLVLFNADSGDDTTSATVDHVGIYLGLDADDRRRFVSSRKTVNGPTMSDLGGASLLDGTGTYARTLHTVHRI, from the coding sequence ATGACCGAACCCACCCGCCGGGGCCTCCTGACCGCCTTCGCCGCAAGCGCCGCGACCGCCGTGGCCGTCCCCCTCGTCGGCTCAACCGCCGTGCCCGTCAAGGCCGTTGGCGCGTCGGAGTCCGTGCCGCCCGGCCTGGCCTCGCCACGCTCCTCCGTGACCTTCGCCGCGCTCGACGCCTCCTACTTCACGCCGGTGACCTTCGGGGCCGCGCTCACCGCGACCGAGCTGCCCGGGACGCCGGAGCGGACCGAGGTGTCGGCCGGCGGGAGACGCGTGGCGGTACTGACGCGGGGCGCGCGGACGGTCGTCCTCAAGGGGCCGCGTCGGACGTTCCTGGAGAACAAGAGACCGTTCGCCGACGTCTTCCAGCGGACGCTGCCGGATCTGACGCTGCCGGAGGCGAGCAGGTCGTACTGGGGTACCTCCCCCGGAGGGGGTAGCTGGTCTACGACCGGTCCCGTGGACGCGGACTTCTCGGTGACGCCGGGACTGGGACTCGTAGCTCTCACGACCGACTACGCCAGCCGCCACGCCACCCTGCGCGACGGCGAGGTGGCCGACGTCGACGTCCGGGCCACGGCCCGCTTCGACAAGGTGCCGACCGGGCAGGCGTGTTCGTACGCGCTCTCCTTCGGCTACCAGGACACGCACAACCACTACCGGGCCCGGCTCTCCTTCCTCACCACGGGAGCGGTCCAGCTGCGCGTCGAGAAGGAGGTCGCGGACACGGTCACCGCGCTGGCTCCCGCGATGGACCTCGCTACGGGTGTCCCGGCGCGCACGGACTGGACGATCCGGGTACGACGTGAGAGTGACCGCATACGGGTGAAGGCGTGGCGCACGGCGTCCCCGGAGCCGTCCGCGTGGGCGGTGGACGTGACGGACTCGGCGTTCACGAAGGGGCGCGTCGGTCTGCGGGCCCTCGCCAACGAGGGCTGCGCGAACCTGCCCGTGACCCTCCAGGTCTCCCGTTTCCAGGTGGACGCGGCGAGCTGGGCCGCGCCCCCGTCCGTCACTCACGACGACTGGGTGCGGCTGCTCCCCTCGCCGTACGACGGCGTCTGGACGCCGGAACTGGAGCGTGTCGTCCGGGAGTCGATCGGTTCCCTGGCACCGGACGCGCTCGCGTACGCGGCGATGTTCCTCGGTGGGGCTCCTGCCGTGACGGCGGGGGCGGGGCAGGCGGCGGGGAAGCAGGTGCTGGGCGAGGCGGGGTACGGGTACTTGGATGACCGGGGGTACCGGTACGAGGGCGCGGACTTCCACGAGTACATGGGTACGGGCTGGACGTTCGAGGACGGGGCGTACACGGGTCCGTCCCCGCGGCAGACCGGCAACCTCGACTGCTCCGGCTACACGCGCATGGTCTACGGGTATCACCTAGGGGTTCCGCTGGCGGCGTCCGCCGATACCTCAGGACTACGCCTCCCCCGCACGTCCCGCGACATGGCCGACCACTCCCCCGGCGTCCGCGTCGCCCGCACCGACGGCGCGGCCCCTCCCTCCGCGGAGTTGCTCCAACCGGGCGACCTCGTCCTCTTCAACGCCGACTCCGGCGACGACACGACCAGCGCGACCGTCGACCACGTCGGCATCTACCTCGGCCTCGACGCCGACGACCGGCGCCGGTTCGTCTCCAGCCGCAAGACGGTCAACGGGCCGACGATGTCCGACCTGGGCGGGGCGTCGCTGCTGGACGGGACGGGGACGTATGCGCGGACGCTGCATACGGTTCATCGCATCTGA
- a CDS encoding DUF397 domain-containing protein gives MNPVLHWRKSTYSDGGAGDTCVEIAELPLRVAVRDSKLPARATLSFPAASFSAFVSALNSGAPKRG, from the coding sequence ATGAACCCGGTCCTGCACTGGCGCAAGTCCACGTACTCCGACGGAGGGGCGGGCGACACCTGCGTCGAGATAGCCGAACTCCCCCTCCGTGTAGCCGTACGCGACTCCAAACTCCCGGCCCGTGCCACCCTCTCCTTCCCGGCGGCTTCCTTCTCCGCCTTCGTGTCGGCCCTCAACTCAGGCGCACCGAAACGGGGTTGA
- a CDS encoding response regulator, whose translation MTIRVLVADDQMMVREGFSVLLNAMPDIEVVGEAVDGREAVEKVRELAPDVVLMDIRMPRLNGIEATREIVAADGSAKVLVLTTFDLDEYVYQALRAGASGFLLKDASARQLADGVRVVASGEALLAPSVTKRLITEFSRLADSERPRVPQSAQAAYGELTERETEVLVLIAQGLSNAEMAEHLVVAESTVKTHVSRVLVKLGLRDRTQAAVFAYETRLVVPG comes from the coding sequence ATGACGATCAGGGTGCTGGTGGCGGACGACCAGATGATGGTGCGCGAGGGCTTCTCGGTCCTGCTCAACGCGATGCCGGACATCGAGGTGGTCGGCGAGGCGGTCGACGGGCGGGAGGCGGTGGAGAAGGTCCGCGAACTGGCGCCGGACGTCGTCCTGATGGACATCCGGATGCCGCGGCTCAACGGGATCGAGGCGACGCGGGAGATCGTGGCGGCGGACGGGTCCGCGAAGGTGCTGGTGCTGACGACGTTCGACCTGGACGAGTACGTGTACCAGGCGCTGCGGGCGGGCGCCTCGGGGTTCCTGCTGAAGGACGCCTCGGCCCGGCAACTGGCGGACGGGGTACGGGTGGTGGCGTCCGGGGAGGCACTGCTCGCGCCCTCGGTGACGAAGCGGCTGATCACCGAGTTCTCCCGGCTCGCCGACAGCGAGAGACCCCGGGTCCCGCAGAGCGCCCAGGCGGCCTACGGGGAGCTGACGGAGCGGGAGACGGAGGTGCTGGTGCTGATCGCGCAGGGCCTGTCCAACGCGGAGATGGCCGAGCACCTGGTGGTCGCGGAGTCGACGGTGAAGACACACGTCAGCCGGGTCCTGGTGAAGCTGGGGCTGCGGGACCGGACACAGGCGGCGGTGTTCGCGTACGAGACGAGGCTGGTGGTGCCGGGATAG
- a CDS encoding ABC transporter permease, giving the protein MTTLAGTGVLLRFALRRDRLMIPVWVAVSALMVLSMPGTLKSLYATRAERADLLAQLETNSSFRSLIGPLFGDSLGALTAWRVGVFVGALAATTALLVVVRHTREEEETGRQELVSAGMVGRRAALTSALLASGVASGALGLLVAGGLAGQGVSGALAFGLGLAGVGAVFATLAAVVVQLTESARLARGLTASVLGLAYVLRAAGDAATHDGSSVLTWVSPLGWLENLRPFAGERWWVLGLFAGAAAVQGVLAYVLAGRRDVGMSFLPARPGPAVGKLGTAGALAWRLQRGGVFGWGLGFLLAGVVFGGLTDGVADLVGDNERTREIFERMGGQSGLTDAFLASMIGIMGLVAALYVVSSVLRLHAEETSGRAEPVLASAVGRVRWAAGHLLIAFGGAVFIMLLAGVGFAVGYGQRPGAILAACLVQVVGVWVIGGVAVLLAGAVPRFAMASWGVAGAALLVGWVGPALDVPQLVLDLSPFGHLPKLPGGSMTWGPVGLLLLLAGVLVAGGLLGLRRRDLST; this is encoded by the coding sequence ATGACAACTCTCGCCGGAACAGGGGTACTTCTACGGTTCGCGCTCCGCCGTGACCGGCTGATGATCCCGGTGTGGGTGGCGGTCAGCGCGCTGATGGTCCTGTCGATGCCGGGCACGCTGAAGAGCCTGTACGCCACGCGGGCCGAACGAGCCGATCTGCTGGCGCAGTTGGAGACCAACTCCTCCTTCCGCTCCCTCATCGGACCGCTCTTCGGGGACTCCCTGGGCGCGCTCACCGCCTGGCGCGTCGGCGTCTTCGTGGGGGCGCTCGCCGCCACGACCGCGCTGCTGGTCGTCGTGCGGCACACCCGCGAGGAAGAGGAGACGGGCCGTCAGGAACTCGTCTCCGCCGGGATGGTGGGCCGCCGGGCGGCCCTCACGTCGGCGCTGCTCGCCTCGGGTGTCGCAAGCGGTGCGCTCGGGCTGCTGGTCGCGGGCGGGCTCGCGGGGCAGGGCGTCTCCGGCGCGCTGGCCTTCGGACTCGGGCTCGCGGGCGTCGGGGCGGTGTTCGCGACGCTCGCAGCCGTCGTCGTCCAGCTCACCGAAAGTGCCCGTCTGGCGCGGGGGTTGACGGCCTCGGTGCTCGGTCTGGCGTATGTGCTGCGGGCCGCCGGGGATGCCGCCACGCATGACGGTTCGTCAGTTCTGACGTGGGTCTCGCCGTTGGGGTGGCTGGAGAATCTGCGGCCGTTCGCCGGTGAACGGTGGTGGGTGCTCGGGCTGTTCGCGGGGGCCGCCGCCGTGCAGGGGGTGCTGGCGTACGTGCTCGCCGGGAGGCGGGACGTCGGGATGAGCTTTCTGCCGGCCCGGCCCGGTCCCGCCGTCGGGAAGCTCGGCACCGCCGGGGCGCTGGCCTGGCGGTTGCAGCGGGGCGGCGTGTTCGGGTGGGGGCTCGGATTCCTGCTCGCCGGCGTGGTGTTCGGCGGGCTGACCGACGGGGTCGCCGATCTCGTCGGGGACAACGAGCGGACGCGGGAGATCTTCGAGCGGATGGGCGGGCAGTCGGGGCTGACCGACGCCTTCCTCGCCTCGATGATCGGGATCATGGGCCTCGTCGCCGCGCTGTACGTCGTCTCGTCGGTGCTGCGGCTGCACGCCGAGGAGACGTCCGGGCGGGCGGAACCGGTGCTCGCGAGCGCGGTCGGCCGGGTGCGGTGGGCCGCCGGGCATCTGCTGATCGCCTTCGGCGGGGCGGTGTTCATCATGCTGCTCGCGGGGGTGGGGTTCGCCGTCGGGTACGGGCAGCGGCCCGGGGCGATTCTGGCGGCCTGTCTCGTGCAGGTCGTGGGGGTGTGGGTGATCGGCGGGGTGGCGGTGCTGCTGGCGGGGGCCGTTCCCCGGTTCGCGATGGCGAGTTGGGGTGTCGCCGGTGCGGCACTGCTCGTCGGGTGGGTGGGGCCGGCGCTCGACGTGCCTCAACTCGTGCTGGATCTCTCGCCGTTCGGGCATCTGCCCAAGTTGCCCGGTGGATCGATGACTTGGGGGCCTGTCGGGCTGCTCCTGCTGCTTGCCGGGGTGTTGGTGGCCGGTGGGCTACTGGGGCTGCGGCGACGGGACTTGAGCACCTGA
- a CDS encoding DUF6879 family protein, translating into MFLDGEDWRRFFDSYERTAWRFEAQPTYTMPNEAESFARFLRGEPEPEGHNERWHGRVRGFIESGRTIGRVRIVRQPLTDYQRYQFSWGIPGNIQAGEDMRVLDVTQNDYGLPLSGTDWWMFDETRIVHLNYRPDGTQINRELFEGDIAPYLEWQQIALEHAVPFAEYVKDLE; encoded by the coding sequence GTGTTCTTGGATGGTGAAGACTGGCGGAGGTTTTTCGACTCCTACGAGCGTACGGCGTGGCGGTTCGAGGCGCAGCCCACCTACACCATGCCGAACGAGGCGGAAAGCTTCGCTCGTTTTCTTCGGGGGGAGCCGGAGCCGGAGGGGCACAACGAGCGTTGGCACGGGCGGGTCCGAGGGTTCATTGAGTCCGGGCGTACCATCGGGCGGGTCCGGATCGTGCGCCAGCCACTCACGGACTATCAGCGCTACCAGTTTTCCTGGGGAATTCCCGGAAACATCCAGGCGGGCGAGGACATGCGTGTCCTGGATGTGACGCAGAACGACTACGGACTTCCCCTCTCCGGCACCGACTGGTGGATGTTCGACGAAACGCGGATTGTCCACCTGAACTACCGCCCGGACGGTACGCAGATCAACCGGGAGTTGTTCGAGGGTGATATCGCGCCCTATCTGGAGTGGCAGCAGATCGCCCTGGAGCATGCGGTTCCGTTCGCCGAGTACGTGAAAGATCTTGAGTGA
- a CDS encoding sensor histidine kinase yields the protein MTETTQTTRTQHTDPQNAYGTSADGAHQPRSPEARAALDALRGLRKDLIDDAFAYRPLPRLGDDSPLLRRLKGRRREHAAWAWHGLVVAGGLIAMANAWTDARGGSLNLLCGLLVLAPVLLTLVRPAGAFWLSLASTSVVAVAGTSYRLWPWEASSFVSHLLVLTVVAVRTRPRTAAWMWLLTAAYGFVFETFFSWTHEGYGTDTGLMLVLSAFVLLAVTIWHTRRQAEREVTAQQTVTEHERSRRTLLEERTTIARELHDVVAHHMSVVAIQAEAAPYRVENTPPELAKAFETIRENAVAALTELRRVLGVVRAEDYEVPEAPQPTLADLDALLANVREAGLTVEKVTTGAVRELPQGVELSAYRIVQEALSNTLRHAPGARATVELGYVLGGLGVRVVNGPGTHPSLTKVQPGEGHGLAGMRERVVMLNGEMTTGATDDGGYEVAVFLPVAGRDSD from the coding sequence GTGACCGAGACGACGCAGACCACACGGACGCAGCACACGGATCCGCAGAACGCGTACGGCACTTCGGCGGACGGGGCCCACCAGCCCCGCAGCCCGGAGGCCAGGGCGGCGCTGGACGCCCTGCGCGGACTGCGCAAGGACCTCATCGACGACGCCTTCGCCTACCGCCCCCTGCCCAGACTGGGCGACGACAGCCCGCTCCTGCGCCGGCTGAAGGGCCGCAGGCGGGAACACGCGGCCTGGGCGTGGCACGGCCTGGTCGTGGCGGGCGGCCTCATAGCGATGGCGAACGCGTGGACGGACGCTCGGGGCGGCTCCCTGAACCTGCTGTGCGGGCTGCTGGTCCTGGCGCCGGTGCTGCTCACGCTGGTCCGCCCGGCGGGCGCGTTCTGGCTCTCCCTCGCCTCGACGTCGGTCGTCGCGGTGGCCGGCACGTCGTACCGGCTGTGGCCCTGGGAGGCGAGCTCCTTCGTCTCCCACCTGCTGGTGCTGACGGTCGTGGCGGTCCGCACCCGGCCCAGGACGGCGGCCTGGATGTGGCTGCTCACGGCGGCGTACGGCTTCGTCTTCGAGACGTTCTTCAGCTGGACCCACGAGGGGTACGGCACGGACACGGGCCTCATGCTGGTGCTCTCCGCGTTCGTCCTGCTCGCCGTCACGATCTGGCACACCCGCAGGCAGGCGGAGCGGGAGGTCACGGCGCAGCAGACGGTGACCGAGCACGAGCGCTCCCGGCGGACGCTGCTGGAGGAACGCACCACGATCGCGCGGGAGTTGCACGACGTGGTGGCGCACCACATGTCGGTGGTGGCCATCCAGGCGGAGGCAGCCCCCTACCGGGTGGAGAACACCCCGCCGGAGCTGGCGAAGGCGTTCGAGACGATCAGGGAGAACGCGGTGGCGGCCCTCACCGAGCTGCGCCGGGTGCTGGGCGTGGTCCGCGCCGAGGACTACGAGGTGCCGGAGGCCCCGCAGCCGACGCTGGCGGACCTGGACGCCCTGCTGGCCAACGTCCGGGAGGCCGGCCTGACAGTGGAGAAGGTGACGACGGGAGCGGTGCGGGAGCTGCCCCAGGGGGTGGAGCTGTCGGCGTACCGGATCGTGCAGGAGGCCCTGAGCAACACGCTGCGGCACGCGCCGGGGGCGAGGGCGACGGTGGAACTCGGGTACGTGCTCGGGGGCCTCGGCGTGCGGGTGGTGAACGGTCCGGGGACGCACCCGTCCCTGACGAAGGTGCAGCCGGGCGAGGGGCACGGGCTGGCGGGGATGCGGGAGCGGGTGGTGATGCTGAACGGCGAGATGACGACGGGCGCCACGGACGACGGCGGCTACGAGGTGGCGGTGTTCCTGCCGGTCGCGGGCCGGGACAGCGACTGA
- a CDS encoding response regulator: MTNGKTNDTTIRVLIADDQQMVRQGFTVLLNTHPGIEVIGQAVDGLDAVAKVEELAPDVVLMDIRMPELNGIEATRRITASRPDLKVLVLTTFDLDEYVYEALRAGASGFLLKDASADQLAEAVRVIAAGDALLAPGITRKLITEFSRINGSPRAPERARLDELTERETEVLSLIAQGLSNAEIARHLCVAEQTVKTHVGRILIKLGLRDRTQAAVFAYEVGLVRPAAR; encoded by the coding sequence ATGACGAACGGCAAGACGAACGACACGACGATCCGCGTCCTCATCGCGGACGACCAGCAGATGGTCCGGCAGGGCTTCACCGTCCTGCTCAACACGCACCCCGGGATCGAGGTGATCGGCCAGGCGGTCGACGGCCTCGACGCGGTCGCGAAGGTGGAGGAACTGGCCCCGGACGTCGTCCTGATGGACATCCGGATGCCCGAACTCAACGGCATCGAGGCGACCCGCAGGATCACCGCCTCGCGGCCCGACCTGAAGGTGCTGGTGCTGACTACCTTCGACCTCGACGAGTACGTGTACGAGGCGCTGCGCGCCGGCGCCTCCGGGTTCCTCCTCAAGGACGCCTCCGCCGACCAGCTCGCCGAGGCGGTTCGGGTGATCGCGGCGGGCGACGCGCTGCTCGCGCCCGGCATCACCCGCAAGCTGATCACCGAGTTCTCCCGCATCAACGGCAGCCCGCGCGCCCCCGAGAGGGCACGCCTCGACGAACTCACCGAACGGGAGACGGAGGTGCTGTCGCTGATCGCGCAGGGCCTGTCCAACGCGGAGATCGCCCGCCACCTGTGCGTGGCCGAGCAGACGGTGAAGACCCATGTGGGCCGGATCCTGATCAAACTGGGGCTGCGGGACCGGACCCAGGCAGCGGTGTTCGCGTACGAAGTGGGACTCGTGCGCCCGGCGGCCCGCTGA
- a CDS encoding helix-turn-helix domain-containing protein: MTLEPEELGPSRSDLAGKLRELRKRAGLTGDRLARRCNMSQSQISKFETGKKAPTLVDAERILRALDASPEDVAEVMALARVANTEWQDKRSSWRRGIEKRQVELASLESESRELRYFLPAMITGLLATPDLIKASLSHVSGDVSRTVAKKLERQAVLYDTSKQFTFLLTEQAARWSIIPAPAMTVQIDHLASLSRLPNIRMGVIPIGTLMPRGPMNTFTVYDERLVTVENFTGRMVFRDARDISEHLAVFSEFERHARFGDEARNLLREWSDAYR; the protein is encoded by the coding sequence GTGACCCTTGAACCCGAGGAACTGGGCCCGTCGAGAAGCGACCTGGCGGGAAAGCTCCGAGAGTTGCGCAAGCGAGCCGGCCTCACTGGGGACCGGCTCGCTCGGCGTTGCAACATGTCCCAGAGCCAGATCAGCAAGTTCGAAACCGGGAAGAAGGCGCCGACGCTCGTAGATGCCGAGCGCATCCTCAGGGCCCTCGATGCTTCGCCCGAAGACGTCGCGGAGGTCATGGCCCTCGCGCGCGTCGCGAACACCGAGTGGCAGGACAAACGATCCTCTTGGCGCCGGGGTATCGAGAAGCGGCAGGTCGAACTGGCCTCTCTGGAGTCCGAGTCAAGAGAACTCAGGTATTTCCTGCCCGCGATGATTACAGGGCTGCTTGCGACACCTGATTTGATTAAGGCGAGCCTGAGTCATGTGTCAGGTGATGTGTCGAGGACGGTGGCGAAAAAGCTGGAACGCCAGGCAGTCCTCTACGACACATCCAAGCAGTTCACCTTCCTCCTGACCGAACAAGCTGCCCGCTGGTCGATCATTCCGGCACCGGCCATGACAGTCCAGATCGACCACCTGGCCTCCCTGTCCCGCCTTCCGAACATTCGCATGGGAGTCATCCCGATCGGGACGCTCATGCCCCGGGGCCCCATGAACACCTTCACGGTCTACGACGAACGCCTCGTCACCGTCGAGAACTTCACCGGCCGAATGGTTTTCCGGGACGCGCGGGACATTTCCGAACACCTGGCCGTGTTCTCCGAATTCGAACGCCATGCGCGATTCGGCGACGAGGCGAGGAATCTCCTTCGGGAATGGTCGGACGCTTACCGGTGA
- a CDS encoding DUF397 domain-containing protein, translated as MLDGTDLYALDISAASFVKACGGPCSEGCVTLARIGTDAWALADSKRPDARPLRFTTAELDAAGIDPARFGIGV; from the coding sequence ATGCTGGACGGAACCGATCTCTACGCACTTGACATCAGCGCGGCCTCTTTCGTGAAGGCGTGCGGCGGCCCCTGCTCCGAGGGCTGTGTCACCCTCGCCCGCATCGGCACCGACGCCTGGGCCCTGGCCGACAGCAAGCGCCCCGACGCGCGGCCCCTGCGCTTCACGACCGCCGAACTCGACGCGGCCGGCATCGACCCGGCCCGCTTCGGGATCGGCGTCTGA
- a CDS encoding helix-turn-helix domain-containing protein: MPPRSNPTARQMRLGTELRRLREAAGLKARDAVAFLNSTSAQMSQVELGIAAISEERVRRLAAFYACTDEALIDALTAMATDRTKGWWEEYRGVLLPVFLDTAEVEHHATFLREIVITRIPGLLQTPDYARAVFEYMNPGLPEDEAAMWVEHRMRRRVVIEGDAPTPYEAIIHEVALRLRVSDRKAMRSQLQEILDRVEKGHVTVRVIPTDQDGFAGSGASMMYAGGAVPRLDTVLRDSPTGVAFLDAEAQLEQVRALIRRVEKASLDPTASRDFIHRLAKEL; encoded by the coding sequence ATGCCGCCCAGGAGTAATCCCACCGCGCGTCAGATGCGTCTGGGGACGGAACTGCGCAGGTTGCGCGAGGCCGCAGGGCTGAAAGCGCGGGATGCGGTCGCGTTCCTGAACTCGACTTCGGCGCAGATGAGCCAGGTGGAGTTGGGTATCGCGGCCATCAGCGAGGAGAGGGTGCGCCGGCTGGCGGCCTTCTACGCATGTACCGACGAGGCGTTGATCGATGCGCTCACGGCGATGGCGACCGACCGCACGAAGGGTTGGTGGGAGGAGTACCGGGGGGTGCTGCTGCCGGTGTTCCTGGACACCGCCGAGGTCGAGCACCATGCGACGTTCCTGCGCGAGATCGTGATCACCCGCATCCCGGGCCTCCTTCAGACGCCGGACTATGCCCGAGCGGTGTTCGAGTACATGAACCCTGGGCTCCCCGAGGACGAGGCGGCCATGTGGGTGGAGCATCGGATGCGCCGGAGGGTCGTCATCGAGGGGGACGCCCCGACACCGTACGAGGCGATCATCCACGAAGTCGCGTTGCGTCTCCGAGTCTCCGACCGGAAGGCCATGCGTTCCCAACTCCAGGAGATTCTTGACCGAGTTGAGAAGGGACACGTCACTGTGCGAGTCATCCCGACCGATCAGGACGGCTTCGCCGGATCGGGCGCCTCGATGATGTACGCGGGAGGCGCGGTGCCTCGATTGGACACCGTGCTGCGGGACTCCCCGACAGGCGTCGCGTTCCTTGATGCCGAAGCCCAACTGGAGCAGGTGCGGGCACTGATCCGTAGGGTGGAGAAGGCGTCGCTGGACCCCACGGCGTCGCGCGACTTCATCCATCGGTTGGCGAAAGAACTGTAG
- a CDS encoding ATP-binding protein, whose product MPETPGSLTLPPDDKTWEYAVDIPNDLRAVSICRRTLRMTLTLYGLIHLVDTAELLATELLANALRHTNGPATLRICRDAGALRIGAWDTDPEPPDFTREFGELTEHGRGLALVRYCADVWGWKPLTRQGHRGKYVWCELGTA is encoded by the coding sequence ATGCCCGAAACCCCCGGCTCCCTCACCCTCCCCCCGGACGACAAGACCTGGGAGTACGCCGTCGACATCCCCAACGACCTCCGCGCCGTCTCCATCTGCCGCCGCACCCTGCGCATGACCCTCACCCTCTACGGCCTCATCCACCTCGTCGACACCGCCGAACTCCTCGCCACGGAACTCCTCGCCAACGCCCTCCGCCACACCAATGGCCCCGCCACCCTCAGGATCTGCCGGGACGCGGGCGCACTGCGGATCGGAGCGTGGGACACCGACCCCGAACCCCCCGATTTCACAAGGGAGTTCGGCGAGCTGACGGAGCATGGACGAGGGCTTGCGCTGGTCCGGTACTGCGCGGACGTGTGGGGGTGGAAGCCGCTGACACGGCAGGGGCATCGGGGGAAGTACGTGTGGTGCGAGCTGGGGACGGCGTAG
- a CDS encoding cytochrome P450 — MAAFDPWDPAFLADPYPAYAELRERGRVIHYEPTNQWLVPHHADVSALLRDRRLGRTYLHRYEHDDFGRTPPPAEHEPFHTLNDHGMLDLEPPDHTRIRRLVSKAFTPRTVDRLRPYVTRLAGELVDQLVEKGGGDLLTDIAEPLPVAVIAEMLGIPEGDRAPLRPWSAAICGMYELNPSEETAREAVRASVEFSEYLRELIAVRRNEPGDDLISGLIAAHDEGDRLTEQEMISTAVLLLNAGHEATVNATVNGWNALFHHPDQLAALRADHSHVPGAVEELMRYDTPLQLFERWVLDDIEIDGVTVPRGAEVALLFGSANHDPAVFDAPDRLDLRRTDNPHISFSAGIHYCIGAPLARIELAASLTALLEKAPTLRLAREPRRKPAFVIRGLEGLDVEI; from the coding sequence ATGGCAGCCTTCGACCCCTGGGACCCGGCGTTCCTCGCCGACCCGTACCCCGCGTACGCCGAACTGCGTGAGCGGGGGCGGGTGATCCACTACGAGCCCACGAACCAGTGGCTCGTGCCCCACCACGCGGACGTCTCGGCGCTGCTGCGGGACCGGCGGCTCGGGCGGACCTATCTGCACCGGTACGAGCACGACGACTTTGGACGCACCCCGCCGCCTGCCGAGCACGAGCCGTTCCACACGCTCAACGACCACGGCATGCTGGACCTCGAACCGCCGGACCACACCCGCATCCGGCGCCTCGTCTCAAAAGCCTTCACCCCGCGCACGGTTGACCGGCTCAGGCCGTATGTCACGCGGCTCGCCGGGGAGTTGGTCGACCAGCTCGTCGAGAAGGGCGGCGGCGATCTGCTCACCGACATCGCCGAGCCGCTGCCCGTCGCCGTCATCGCCGAGATGCTGGGCATCCCCGAGGGGGACCGGGCGCCGCTGCGGCCCTGGTCGGCGGCCATCTGCGGGATGTACGAGCTGAACCCGTCCGAGGAGACGGCGCGGGAAGCGGTGCGGGCCTCCGTCGAATTCTCCGAGTATCTGCGGGAGTTGATCGCGGTCCGGCGCAACGAGCCCGGCGACGACCTGATTTCGGGACTCATCGCCGCCCACGACGAGGGCGACCGGCTCACCGAGCAGGAGATGATCTCCACCGCCGTCCTGCTCCTCAACGCCGGACACGAGGCGACCGTCAACGCCACGGTGAACGGCTGGAACGCGCTCTTCCACCACCCGGACCAGCTCGCCGCCCTGCGCGCCGACCACTCCCATGTCCCCGGCGCGGTCGAGGAGTTGATGCGGTACGACACCCCGCTCCAGCTCTTCGAGCGCTGGGTGCTGGACGACATCGAGATCGACGGCGTCACCGTCCCCCGGGGTGCCGAAGTCGCCCTGCTCTTCGGATCCGCGAACCACGACCCCGCCGTCTTCGACGCCCCCGACCGGCTCGACCTGCGGCGCACCGACAACCCGCACATCTCCTTCAGCGCCGGGATCCACTACTGCATCGGCGCCCCGCTGGCACGCATCGAGCTGGCGGCCTCCCTGACGGCCCTCCTGGAGAAGGCACCCACCCTGCGCCTCGCACGCGAGCCACGCCGCAAACCGGCCTTTGTCATCAGGGGGTTGGAAGGGTTGGACGTCGAGATCTGA